One region of Oryza sativa Japonica Group chromosome 5, ASM3414082v1 genomic DNA includes:
- the LOC9271008 gene encoding senescence associated gene 20, protein MAMELEAEEEAMMTARENERLVESLYAAVAAGDGAAASAVLAGDVDWWFHGPRRCEHMRRRLTGEAEAASASSFVFVPRQVAAVGRGGGWVVAEGWEGPRAYWVHAWAVEGGRITRLREYFNTSVTVRDVGGGGHCRPQLDGGGVRRRAAVCWQSQRGRGGGDDDDDRSLPGLVLAI, encoded by the coding sequence ATGGCCATGGAGTtggaagcggaggaggaggcgatgatGACGGCGAGGGAGAACGAGAGGCTGGTGGAGTCGCTgtacgcggcggtggcggcgggggacggggcggcggcgtcggccgtgCTGGCGGGCGACGTGGACTGGTGGTTCCACGGGCCGAGGCGGTGCGAGCACATGCGGCGGCGCCTgaccggggaggccgaggctgCGTCGGCGTCGTCCTTCGTGTTCGTGCCGcggcaggtggcggcggtggggcgcggcggcgggtgggtggTGGCGGAAGGGTGGGAGGGGCCACGCGCGTACTGGGTCCACGCCTGGGCCGTCGAGGGCGGCCGCATCACCCGCCTCCGCGAGTACTTCAACACCTCCGTCACCGTCcgggacgtcggcggcggcggccactgcCGGCCGCAGCTCGACGGAGGAGGAgttcgccggcgcgccgccgtgtGCTGGCAGAGCcaacgtgggcgcggcggcggcgacgacgacgacgacaggtCGCTGCCTGGCCTCGTGCTCGCCATCTGA